In the genome of Primulina eburnea isolate SZY01 chromosome 13, ASM2296580v1, whole genome shotgun sequence, the window AAGCTGCAGAAATGCATGCGCCTCTAATGAATTTCCATTGTTGGCATCAACGTCGAGATTATCTAATATGGGTTTCCAATCTTCAGCAATCACTCTTGCTCGTTCCTTCACATTTTCTGAGATAATGCCAGATACAGAGTGAACATCAAGATTTACGAATAAACTGCTAAGGCATTCCATCAGCATGATACAGGTCCTGCGAAGTCCTAAGAGATTCGAATCTTTCCGAGCATCTGACTTTGGAGTTTCCATGCCATAAAAACCTTTCAGCGAGTCCAGAACCAGGGAAGCAGGGTCAGCTGCAGCCCTCAATGCCATAGGAATTTCCTCCCTTAATGTAGTAAGATTTTTGCGGTTGTCCGATATAAATTTGTGTAGTCCTTCTGAGTTCATCAGTTGGCAAAAACTCACCAACTCTGGATAAGACTTCACCTCTACATGCATATTTTCAAAAGGCTTTTTCACCCTAGTATATTCACTATCTACAACAATGCGATCAGGCATTCTTTTCTCCATGACAGGTTCTTCGGCTAGGTTCTGTCTACATGTGGTACCTGAATCCAAAGAAAATGGCTTTTCCTGATTCTCCATTGCAGTCAAAATAGCCAAGACAGCGGCATCTCGCTTTTCTTGAAGCCTTTCAAGAGAATCTTGCTCCTTAGCCACAATAGCTGCTTTACGCGTCTCCAACATCTCTCTTGATTCAACTATTTTGGTTTCAAAGTCCTTTTCTCGTTCTTCTAGTTCATTGAATCGTCTTTTCAAGGACTTCTGAAGCCCACTAAAATGCTCTTCAAGCTGTTTCCATTTCAAGTTGAGAGTGATAGCACGGTGGCTTTCAAGTTCAGCAAATGCTTTCTGAAGTTGT includes:
- the LOC140810948 gene encoding FRIGIDA-like protein 3, whose amino-acid sequence is MEDNISVATLVDSTASKIQQLQKAFAELESHRAITLNLKWKQLEEHFSGLQKSLKRRFNELEEREKDFETKIVESREMLETRKAAIVAKEQDSLERLQEKRDAAVLAILTAMENQEKPFSLDSGTTCRQNLAEEPVMEKRMPDRIVVDSEYTRVKKPFENMHVEVKSYPELVSFCQLMNSEGLHKFISDNRKNLTTLREEIPMALRAAADPASLVLDSLKGFYGMETPKSDARKDSNLLGLRRTCIMLMECLSSLFVNLDVHSVSGIISENVKERARVIAEDWKPILDNLDVDANNGNSLEAHAFLQLLATFGINSDFDDEILIKLIPMVSRRRQTAELCRFLGLSDKMPGVINVLVKNGRQIDAVNLAFAFELTNQFSPISLLKSYLSEVKKVSASAKPGNMSPTASTQTDANEKELAALEAVIKCIEDHKLEEQFPVGPLQKQVLEIEKAKADKKRATEVAKPQPKRPRANAGGYAPRVANAAADNKNFYGRMTDRYGPPYIYERPYAYPGPNDHHVPTFLGTASYNFSHNHVNFFGNTYQYQPAYLH